Proteins from a single region of Gossypium arboreum isolate Shixiya-1 chromosome 1, ASM2569848v2, whole genome shotgun sequence:
- the LOC108480339 gene encoding UDP-glycosyltransferase 71K1-like: MKKVELIFVPAPAMGHLASTVEFAKRLICRDHRIRVIILSMKWFPSASLNAYIDSLTALQPDGIQLIELPQVALPSLDPKKSLESFLDVFVQCYIPPVRNAVRDIVSMRCSLGETRVAGLVLDLFCSPMIDIATGFGLPSYLYFPTNAATFGLMGYLPTRHTPESSEFECSDPEHLIPGFVNPVPTCVLPSAVFCKDGGYTTYVKVAERFKDAKGIIINTFEELEPYALNCFSNGQNPPVYPVGPVINLNGLSYSDSDDRVMKWLDDQPQSSVVFLCFGSMGSFKAPQVKETAMGLEQSGFRFLWSLCVQPPQNDASKMLPEGFLERVQGRGMICSWAPQLKVLAHKAIGGFISHCGWNSILESLWFGVPLVTWPLYAEQQFNAFKMVKELGLAVEMRLNYRKDSDEVVMADEIEKAVGMVIDGGSEVRKKVEDMGEMARKSVMEGGTSFNSIGKLIEDIIGNN, from the coding sequence ATGAAGAAAGTAGAGCTCATATTCGTTCCAGCGCCAGCAATGGGGCACTTGGCCTCAACCGTTGAATTCGCAAAGCGCCTTATCTGTCGCGATCATCGAATTCGGGTTATTATTCTTTCCATGAAGTGGTTTCCCAGTGCTTCTTTGAATGCATACATCGACTCGCTCACTGCATTGCAACCTGATGGAATCCAACTTATTGAACTCCCTCAGGTTGCTCTTCCCTCATTAGATCCTAAGAAGTCACTCGAAAGTTTCCTTGATGTATTCGTACAGTGCTACATCCCTCCTGTTAGAAATGCTGTGAGGGACATTGTATCAATGAGATGCAGCTTGGGTGAAACCCGAGTTGCAGGATTAGTTCTTGATCTCTTTTGTTCACCCATGATTGATATTGCAACTGGTTTTGGTCTTCCTTCTTACCTATACTTCCCCACAAATGCAGCCACGTTCGGTCTCATGGGGTATCTACCAACCCGACATACCCCGGAGAGCTCCGAATTTGAATGTTCAGATCCTGAACATTTGATCCCAGGATTTGTCAATCCTGTCCCTACATGTGTTCTTCCATCAGCTGTATTTTGCAAGGATGGAGGTTACACTACATATGTCAAAGTTGCTGAAAGGTTCAAGGATGCCAAAGGTATTATAATCAATACATTTGAAGAACTTGAGCCTTATGCTCTAAACTGTTTCTCCAACGGCCAAAACCCTCCAGTTTATCCAGTTGGACCAGTGATTAACCTCAATGGTCTGAGTTACTCAGACTCGGATGATAGGGTCATGAAATGGCTCGATGATCAGCCTCAATCATCAGTGGTGTTCCTTTGCTTCGGAAGCATGGGAAGCTTTAAAGCACCCCAAGTGAAAGAAACTGCCATGGGGCTGGAGCAAAGTGGGTTCAGGTTCTTATGGTCCTTGTGTGTGCAACCACCGCAAAATGATGCTTCAAAAATGTTACCGGAAGGGTTTCTGGAAAGGGTACAAGGGAGAGGGATGATATGCAGTTGGGCGCCACAGTTGAAGGTTCTTGCTCACAAAGCAATAGGAGGGTTTATATCTCATTGTGGTTGGAACTCAATCCTGGAAAGCTTGTGGTTCGGTGTACCCCTTGTAACATGGCCTCTGTATGCTGAACAACAGTTCAATGCATTCAAGATGGTGAAGGAATTAGGGTTAGCAGTGGAGATGAGGTTGAACTATAGGAAAGATAGTGATGAAGTGGTGATGGCAGATGAGATAGAGAAAGCTGTGGGGATGGTAATAGATGGTGGAAGTGAAGTGAGAAAGAAAGTAGAGGACATGGGTGAGATGGCAAGGAAGAGTGTTATGGAAGGTGGAACTTCATTCAATTCTATTGGAAAACTGATAGAGGACATAATAGGCAACAACTGA
- the LOC108480340 gene encoding probable NAD(P)H dehydrogenase (quinone) FQR1-like 3 — MAATKLYVVYYSLYRHVEIMAREVQRGANSVQDVEATLWQVPETLSDTILQKMKAPAKAADVPEIRPEQLLEADGFLFGFPSRFGVMAAQFKAFFDATNDLWEHQALAGKPAGIFWSTGFHGGGQELTALTAITQLAHHGMIFVPLGYTFGSGMFEMNEVKGGSSYGAGTYAADGSREPTELELQQAFYQGKYVAEITKKLQNKPLAS; from the exons ATGGCAGCAACAAAGTTGTATGTAGT GTATTACTCGTTGTACCGTCATGTCGAGATCATGGCAAGGGAGGTGCAAAGGGGGGCTAATTCAGTTCAAGATGTTGAGGCAACACTTTGGCAG GTACCTGAGACGCTATCTGATACAATACTGCAAAAGATGAAGGCACCAGCTAAAGCAGCTGATGTACCAGAGATTAGGCCAGAACAGCTTTTGGAAGCTGATGGTTTTCTCTTCGGGTTTCCTTCTCGTTTCGGTGTGATGGCAGCTCAGTTTAAGGCCTTCTTTGATGCTACTAACGACCTGTGGGAACACCAAGCACTTGCTGGCAAGCCTGCTGGTATCTTCTGGAGTACTGGTTTCCATGGGGGAGGACAGGAGCTCACTGC ATTAACTGCTATAACACAGTTAGCACATCATGGTATGATATTTGTGCCTCTTGGATACACTTTTGGCAGTGGCATGTTTGAGATGAATGAGGTAAAAGGTGGCTCCTCTTATGGTGCTGGCACTTATGCAGCCGATGGATCCCGTGAACCCACTGAGCTAGAGCTCCAACAGGCCTTTTACCAAGGTAAATATGTTGCGGAAATAACCAAGAAACTCCAGAACAAGCCCCTCGCATCATAG